From the Prochlorococcus sp. MIT 1223 genome, the window TCCCTCCATTCAATGCTGTAAGTAATTCACCTTCAGAAACAGCATCAAGTCCCATTCCTTCTGAGGAAACAATGCTACTTAAAACCAAAGAGCTATTAGCTTTTGATGCATATAAAGCCAAAGCAGGTCCTGGATAATATTTTTTCAAAGCTTCTGTATAAGCTTTACAAGAAGCCCTTAAAGATTTCTCGTCTAAAACATAAAGAGGAGTGCCATATCGTTTCGCAAGTTCACTTAAAACGCATCCCCCAACAACTAATGAGCCCTTTTGATTAACCACAGAAGAGATAGGGCATATATTTTTATTTGGGCTGTCTGAATGCCTATTCTTTTCAAATGGAATTAGGTTTTCCATGAAGAAGGTGATAAAACAAAAAAAGAAAAGTCAAATTAAAGATCTAAGAATCAGCAATGTTGAAGAAAGAAGATCTAAATCATATAAAAGAATACATCCAAGAAGAAGTTATATCAATTGGGATTCAACATCTAAATAGCTGTATAGCTCTAGATAAACTAGCTCTGAATGGAATGTGGAGCAAAGAACAATGGTCAAGAGAATTAAATGACACTCAAAGGCTATGTTTTGGAATATTTTCTCATTCAGAAATTATTGCCATGGCGACTGGCTGGATAATTGATGATGAATTACAAATCACTTCCATTGCTGTACATCCAAGTCACCAACAACGGGGACTTGGACGAAAAGTTCTGAATCAATTATTAAGTAAAGCTCATGAGTTAGGAGGTGACAAGGCATTCCTAGAAGTAAAA encodes:
- the rimI gene encoding ribosomal protein S18-alanine N-acetyltransferase, which encodes MLKKEDLNHIKEYIQEEVISIGIQHLNSCIALDKLALNGMWSKEQWSRELNDTQRLCFGIFSHSEIIAMATGWIIDDELQITSIAVHPSHQQRGLGRKVLNQLLSKAHELGGDKAFLEVKSTNSAAISLYLSLDFKIIGERKKYYKDGSDALVFFCDL